From Rhodopseudomonas palustris, a single genomic window includes:
- a CDS encoding amidase — MPVSSWSFATVTDLAQALKTKQVSAVELTQDAIGRIERHDDKINAICVRDFDRALQSARAANLALSRGGREPLLGIPLTVKESFNVAGLPTTWGFVEQKNFVAQQDALAIQRVKAAGGVILGKTNVPVALGDWQSYNDVYGTTGNPFDLSRTPGGSSGGSSAALAAGYGALSLGSDIGGSLRVPAHYCGVYAHKPTFGLCPARGHTPPPFPPLPSNRDLSVIGPMARSAADLALLLDVIAGTDPVFDGIAYQLDLPAARHTTLKDFRVLLLDTHPLLPTGAAVRGALQTLAAGLTRAGVRVERQSPLLPDLAETSRVYMRMLLSFLAAGFPPELYAGAQEMAARLDAKDDSLAAERLRGIVLSHRDWVAADSRRTGLRAQWHELFKSIDAVICPVMPTPAYTQDHSEPQEDRRIEIDGKAYPYVDQLVWPGIATLPGLPSTAIPVGMSDDGLPVGVQIVGPWLEDRTPLKLAELIEREFGGFTPPRALVD; from the coding sequence TTGCCCGTCTCGTCCTGGAGCTTCGCGACTGTCACCGACCTTGCACAAGCCTTGAAGACCAAACAGGTCTCCGCCGTCGAACTCACTCAGGACGCGATCGGACGAATCGAGCGCCACGACGACAAGATCAACGCGATCTGTGTCCGCGACTTCGACCGCGCGCTGCAGAGCGCCCGAGCGGCCAATCTGGCGCTGTCACGCGGCGGACGCGAGCCGCTGCTCGGCATCCCGCTGACGGTGAAGGAGAGCTTCAACGTCGCCGGACTGCCGACCACCTGGGGCTTCGTCGAGCAGAAGAATTTCGTGGCGCAACAGGACGCGCTGGCGATCCAGCGGGTCAAGGCCGCCGGCGGCGTGATCCTCGGCAAAACCAACGTGCCGGTCGCGCTCGGCGACTGGCAGAGCTACAACGACGTGTACGGCACCACCGGCAACCCCTTCGATCTGTCTCGCACGCCCGGCGGCTCGTCCGGCGGCTCGTCGGCCGCGCTCGCCGCCGGCTATGGCGCGCTGTCGCTCGGCTCCGACATCGGCGGCTCGTTGCGGGTGCCGGCGCATTACTGCGGCGTCTATGCCCACAAGCCGACCTTCGGGCTGTGCCCGGCGCGCGGCCATACCCCGCCGCCGTTTCCGCCGCTGCCATCCAACCGCGACCTGTCGGTGATCGGCCCGATGGCGCGCTCGGCCGCCGATCTGGCGCTGCTGCTCGACGTCATCGCCGGCACCGATCCGGTGTTCGACGGCATTGCGTACCAACTCGATCTGCCGGCAGCGCGGCACACCACACTGAAGGATTTCCGCGTGCTGCTGCTGGATACCCATCCGCTGCTGCCGACCGGCGCGGCGGTGCGCGGCGCGCTGCAAACGCTGGCGGCCGGGCTGACCAGGGCCGGCGTCCGCGTCGAGCGGCAGTCGCCGCTGCTGCCGGATCTCGCCGAGACCTCGCGGGTGTATATGCGGATGCTGCTGTCGTTCCTCGCCGCCGGCTTCCCGCCCGAGCTGTACGCCGGCGCGCAGGAGATGGCGGCCCGGCTCGACGCCAAGGACGACAGCCTCGCCGCCGAGCGGCTGCGCGGCATCGTGCTAAGCCATCGCGACTGGGTCGCCGCCGACAGCCGCCGCACCGGCCTGCGAGCGCAATGGCACGAACTGTTCAAATCGATCGACGCGGTGATCTGCCCGGTGATGCCGACGCCGGCCTACACCCAGGATCACTCCGAGCCGCAGGAAGACCGCCGCATCGAGATCGACGGCAAGGCCTATCCCTACGTCGATCAACTGGTGTGGCCCGGCATCGCCACCCTGCCCGGCCTGCCGTCGACCGCGATCCCGGTGGGAATGTCGGACGACGGCCTGCCCGTCGGCGTGCAGATCGTCGGCCCGTGGCTGGAAGACCGCACCCCTCTGAAGCTCGCCGAACTGATCGAACGCGAATTCGGCGGCTTCACGCCGCCGAGGGCGCTGGTCGATTAG